A genomic stretch from Telmatocola sphagniphila includes:
- a CDS encoding beta strand repeat-containing protein — translation MSPSLNAHTPKRTRSGPWRKKIAVAFSLGLGLFSPSSARATDYSWNLDANGIWDTTSLNWTVAGSAPTTYTNLAGDTISLGDTIAPTAFRILGVAPGGMTTGGITFGNTGNFGYTLGTAGTSITLDNNGLPATISVTRGSIGGSTITNSNLIVVTDLNIVNNGAVGVTALSLIGSNSSFIDRATFGGVGIGTITFDGQSNTLLDGAIGGNIAGGIVKNGTGTVSFTGNASGNAFSGDITINNGVLSISGGDGTLGNSANNIIFGTNSSGTFRFGSSATLNANRSVILNGNGNIDLAAGATGVLLGPISGANSLLVTQTGIGNSSTLQLQNANPNFTGSVIIGGGTSVIGSQVSNAVFGSTPGAILELAGTSGSLANISGLTLMNGGGLTITQPTTGTVTTSRLATVPIVSNGGRFLYNPGANNGNQIVDNFGSLQLTGLTVFTSSIFTGPAAGTILNFSSIDAANYRGTLLLQANTDPTQASYGFLGNPNDLPSSTSVNIKFGNATNYIINGIVPFAAYTGAPSGANSTSIFSPAIYGSNGLRPLADSDWTNASYSFAAANLSGTKNSQWTGGTVYDVGGVNSLYVLGSTVFQSPGTITVTSGWTGYNSPTYFSGSNLSFGGVTGYFHVSNSVYFTNTSSLSGSAGIVVSGLDTVYGSLNFSNTSSNSFSGGLFINGNAYVTFTNDLQLGTVNGNINLAGGALVYAGSNSQSLGSLRTINIGPAGGSIGNSTPNTTFTIPGLITGSGQLQIGGQTSVSNATVSLTNTNANTYTGGTLITNGILEITNSNQLGSGAILLNGGTLQAGASLYFSVTPSLIASSSIDTQSNTITLGGGLQGLGDGSVLTKIGTGNLVFAGDTTYSSSLNIGNGAGTVTISGNGKMPELGAVTIGNDAVFSIDNSATNISNRTGRATSITLTNNGNNTGFMSGGGTLNITTNSATDSFVFGALSATGGTSTNPSTNLINISDSGSGNHTITFSSLVPVAQYNTLTFQGTNNFGSTTIGGTRVYFTAAPTLVGGLIPNAYFSTTSGITFATYDSTLGIIAYNTPSPQTGLYIDNVTDRGNGLTVYNSIFTTASPSGGNTVTTAYLGAKVNSLILSGSDILLSPGANSPQQANGYTAADTLVISSGILSTSGSISRQITAASGNPILSFGNLLASVNTSADLTIGSGVILSGSGGLNKQGTANLIINGTNNLGGDYNIALGGLISNSNANIGSLTSDSGTSLIIGTGTSFTIGGLTNTTAEGNISGGGSLVKTSTSILTLTGTNSYAGGTTIESGGISVDQLTRLGTGALTLNGGTLYYTGASATLTTNFAVGISGGTLNVSTPITTLTFSSTPNATGTLTKDGAGTLQLASGSPWTTTTSLNIQAGTFDVNGNAVTVGNLSGAGGNLNIGSTTFTINQSAISTSTTATTISGNGNLNVTNGTLNLTSPQTIQATISGSASLAFNPTSNSTLTLSGNNTYSGGTTFGVYGGAGIGASNALGTGAVTFTNNTSTSSSTPTIQFGLGIGGSATIPNTINLSTTPAIQNFIASDDTSGFNQTLTLSGIIHGGSVGIGTQLIIDSSGLNESNVVRFTNPLNDFSVDSLIVQHGTLAITSNGSLGASSNTLILASSGVNGSLRFDAAGINLNRSILLTSSGGGGINTNGYNGTISGNLSGLSDLQVFGGGVLTFNSTNSLSGSIYLSPGASSSGGIVLNNQGTFLNIGSLNIGNGSTTLTPSFTLDNTGSSSNALNSRLASGASVNLSNGLLQVLGNNASTPQAISNSSSALGALTIASGTTNNQVNLVSYGAAVDLYFSILSSIPTGAGLLFSGTNLGSVSTSGSVSHIFFSNAPTLVNGAIPNAYFGSFGVQATYDPVRGVIAFTPSTVTGILLDNVGTDTTTSPSSIGNPITPNTATFITSGAAIAKLGATVGGLTLSGGSITLKPNIYPTGTSGIGLATGADLVINGILQSTTSAQSISATAASNLVLGTGSTVVTTTDLTILGSNVTIAGTGGLNKYGSANLIINGGTHTILGGLTINAGTVTYQNGASLPASNSLTVASGASFSMNDVSTTFSGLFGNGSVSTGSLTSSVLTIDTSTAVTTPQFFGSLTGSGSLTKQGTGVQILSGNSSSFSGNVSILNGFLQISADNNLGASTGILTLNGGGIQYGTAFSFANNRSIQLGTNGGYFDSNGLTVSLNVGTTGSGDLIKTGLGILNISANQSYTGNLQVIQGTVALTSSNQLPTGSGVVVGNEAGGTGATLDIGGNSQLIKNLTLYAPAGGSNTAINIGAGGSLHLNGDINLLDNTASPGFGSSTIIAGASNATLDLNNSIRNINVAGQAAGSSGDLQINSVITDGGINFTGALSTGSGLPGSLTLGATSVNTYSGGTFVNGGVLNVAATTNLGNGGLTLSTTNIDSTVNLNGSMTIASLASGTLTPGYNATVNIATGTTLTVNQSINTTYGGVIAGGGFTKSGSGTLVLLGTNTYTGTTTVTGGTLAVGNLTGGSLAAGSSVIVNGSGTLGGLGVVNGNIDIQSGGTVAPGLSTINNGIGTLHTGSQTWYGGGTFSLIYDNTAATPVPGTTHNQLVGLSGGSLTLNGLTGTNLFNLQITATKPNTSAGINTPLTYTFATFDTISGSGLGMASQDVTSLFNITGNYLGNATVSFNYTSGGPDTLSVTFVPVPEPASLLVIGGAGIGLLSWVRRNRRKNSATV, via the coding sequence ATGTCCCCGTCTCTAAATGCCCACACACCCAAGCGCACTCGATCGGGCCCCTGGCGCAAGAAAATTGCCGTGGCGTTCAGCCTGGGACTCGGTTTATTCTCCCCTTCCTCCGCGCGCGCTACTGATTACAGCTGGAACCTGGACGCCAACGGAATCTGGGATACCACCTCGTTGAACTGGACAGTGGCGGGCAGCGCCCCGACCACTTACACGAATCTGGCAGGCGATACGATTTCCCTCGGGGATACCATTGCTCCGACGGCATTTCGCATTCTCGGGGTGGCCCCCGGCGGTATGACCACCGGCGGCATCACTTTCGGCAATACCGGCAATTTCGGCTATACTCTCGGCACTGCGGGCACCAGCATCACACTCGACAACAACGGCTTGCCGGCAACCATCAGTGTGACGCGCGGTTCGATTGGCGGTTCGACGATCACCAATAGCAATCTGATCGTGGTGACTGACCTGAATATTGTCAATAATGGTGCTGTCGGAGTTACGGCTCTGAGTCTGATTGGAAGTAATTCCAGTTTTATCGACCGAGCCACCTTCGGTGGTGTCGGGATCGGCACCATCACTTTTGATGGCCAGAGCAACACCTTACTTGACGGAGCCATCGGCGGCAACATTGCCGGAGGCATTGTAAAGAATGGAACCGGGACGGTTAGTTTCACCGGGAATGCCTCCGGGAACGCTTTTAGCGGTGATATTACGATCAATAATGGCGTGCTGTCCATTTCGGGCGGCGATGGAACGCTGGGGAACTCCGCCAATAACATCATTTTTGGCACAAACTCCAGTGGTACTTTCCGTTTCGGAAGTTCGGCCACGCTGAATGCCAATCGCTCGGTGATTCTGAATGGCAACGGAAACATCGATCTGGCAGCCGGTGCGACAGGCGTTCTGCTCGGACCAATCTCGGGAGCGAATTCGCTTCTGGTGACCCAAACTGGCATCGGGAACTCGAGTACACTTCAGTTGCAAAATGCCAACCCGAACTTTACGGGCTCCGTTATTATCGGCGGGGGCACATCCGTTATCGGCAGCCAAGTTTCGAATGCCGTTTTTGGAAGTACTCCCGGGGCTATTCTGGAGTTGGCGGGAACCAGCGGTTCCCTAGCGAACATCAGTGGCCTGACCTTGATGAACGGCGGCGGACTGACCATCACGCAACCGACAACGGGGACAGTAACGACGAGTCGACTTGCGACGGTACCTATCGTCTCTAATGGTGGTCGATTCCTCTACAACCCCGGTGCCAATAATGGCAACCAGATCGTAGATAATTTCGGCAGCCTTCAGCTGACCGGGTTAACGGTATTTACTTCATCGATATTCACGGGCCCCGCCGCCGGTACCATCCTGAATTTTTCGAGCATTGATGCCGCAAATTATCGCGGTACCCTGCTTCTACAGGCGAATACGGATCCTACCCAGGCCAGCTACGGATTTTTGGGCAATCCAAACGACTTGCCCAGTTCTACCAGCGTGAATATCAAATTTGGCAACGCAACGAACTACATCATAAATGGTATCGTTCCCTTTGCGGCCTACACAGGAGCTCCTTCCGGAGCCAATAGCACATCGATTTTTAGTCCGGCCATTTATGGCAGTAATGGTTTAAGACCCCTCGCGGACAGCGATTGGACTAATGCATCTTATTCGTTCGCGGCCGCCAACCTTAGCGGCACGAAAAATTCGCAATGGACCGGTGGCACGGTGTACGACGTGGGAGGAGTAAATTCTCTCTATGTACTCGGGAGTACCGTCTTTCAAAGCCCCGGAACTATTACTGTCACCAGCGGTTGGACCGGTTACAACTCGCCCACATATTTCTCCGGCTCTAACCTCTCTTTCGGCGGGGTGACCGGCTATTTCCATGTTTCGAATTCAGTCTACTTTACCAACACTTCCTCGCTCAGCGGCAGCGCAGGAATTGTCGTCAGTGGACTGGATACCGTTTACGGCTCACTGAATTTTTCGAACACGTCAAGCAACTCCTTCAGCGGCGGCCTATTCATCAACGGCAACGCGTATGTGACCTTTACCAATGACCTGCAACTCGGTACCGTCAACGGCAATATCAACCTCGCGGGCGGAGCTCTAGTCTATGCCGGCTCCAATTCGCAATCGCTCGGTAGTCTTCGAACGATCAATATCGGTCCCGCCGGGGGTAGCATTGGGAACTCAACGCCCAATACGACTTTCACAATCCCAGGTCTGATTACAGGGTCCGGGCAACTGCAGATCGGAGGTCAAACCTCCGTCTCGAACGCCACAGTTTCGCTGACAAATACTAACGCCAACACGTACACCGGCGGAACCCTCATTACCAATGGTATTCTCGAGATCACTAATTCGAATCAGCTCGGTTCCGGTGCCATCCTCCTCAATGGGGGAACTCTCCAGGCGGGTGCCAGCCTCTACTTCTCTGTTACTCCGAGCTTGATCGCCAGTTCTTCCATCGACACTCAGAGCAATACCATCACCCTCGGCGGCGGCTTGCAGGGTCTCGGCGATGGATCGGTTCTGACCAAAATAGGGACAGGAAATTTAGTCTTTGCTGGAGATACAACTTACTCTTCCAGTTTGAATATTGGAAATGGAGCCGGTACTGTCACCATCAGTGGCAATGGGAAAATGCCTGAATTGGGTGCAGTTACAATCGGCAATGATGCCGTTTTCAGCATCGATAACTCGGCGACGAATATTAGCAATCGAACCGGCCGGGCAACGAGTATTACGTTGACGAATAACGGGAATAATACCGGATTTATGTCAGGGGGTGGCACCCTGAATATCACCACGAACAGCGCCACAGATTCTTTCGTCTTCGGAGCCCTTTCAGCCACGGGAGGGACTTCCACCAATCCCAGCACAAATTTGATTAATATTTCGGATAGCGGAAGTGGAAATCACACCATCACATTCAGCAGTTTGGTGCCAGTTGCGCAGTACAACACTTTGACCTTCCAGGGAACCAACAATTTTGGATCTACGACTATCGGAGGTACTCGAGTTTATTTCACCGCAGCCCCCACTCTCGTCGGCGGCTTGATTCCTAACGCCTATTTTTCGACGACAAGCGGAATTACTTTCGCCACGTACGATTCGACACTGGGTATCATCGCGTACAACACACCCTCACCTCAAACCGGTCTGTATATCGATAACGTTACGGACCGGGGCAATGGATTGACCGTTTACAACTCGATTTTCACCACGGCTTCGCCATCGGGTGGCAACACAGTCACCACGGCCTATCTCGGGGCCAAGGTGAATAGCCTCATCCTATCGGGTTCCGACATCCTACTATCACCCGGTGCCAATTCTCCGCAGCAAGCAAACGGCTATACCGCTGCAGATACATTAGTTATTTCCTCCGGTATCTTGTCCACATCCGGCTCGATATCTCGCCAGATCACGGCGGCTTCCGGCAATCCCATCTTAAGCTTCGGAAACCTGCTGGCATCCGTCAACACTTCCGCAGATTTGACAATCGGCTCGGGTGTAATTCTCTCCGGTAGCGGCGGACTCAATAAACAAGGGACCGCCAATCTCATCATCAATGGTACGAACAACCTCGGTGGCGATTACAACATCGCTCTGGGCGGCCTGATTTCCAACAGCAATGCCAATATTGGATCGTTAACCTCGGACTCTGGTACGAGCTTGATAATCGGTACGGGCACCAGCTTCACAATCGGGGGTCTCACCAACACCACCGCTGAAGGGAACATTTCTGGCGGTGGTTCGCTGGTCAAAACCAGCACGAGTATACTCACACTCACGGGCACTAACAGTTATGCGGGTGGCACGACGATCGAAAGCGGCGGCATCTCGGTCGATCAACTTACGAGATTGGGCACTGGTGCTCTGACACTTAATGGTGGCACGCTGTATTACACGGGTGCCTCCGCCACGCTGACCACGAATTTCGCGGTCGGCATATCGGGCGGAACGCTAAACGTTTCAACTCCGATCACAACCCTGACTTTCAGTTCCACGCCGAATGCTACTGGAACACTCACCAAAGATGGTGCGGGGACGTTGCAACTCGCCTCCGGTTCTCCCTGGACGACTACAACTTCATTGAACATCCAAGCTGGGACTTTTGATGTCAATGGCAATGCGGTCACTGTGGGGAACCTGAGCGGTGCTGGCGGCAATTTAAACATCGGAAGTACTACATTTACAATCAACCAGTCGGCGATCTCAACTTCCACGACGGCGACGACGATTTCCGGTAACGGCAATCTGAACGTTACGAATGGAACTCTAAACCTGACTTCTCCGCAAACCATCCAGGCAACTATTTCCGGTTCCGCTTCACTGGCCTTCAATCCCACTTCCAATTCCACACTGACACTGTCTGGGAATAACACCTATTCCGGTGGGACGACCTTCGGGGTATATGGCGGAGCAGGCATCGGTGCCAGCAACGCATTGGGTACCGGAGCGGTAACTTTCACCAACAATACCAGCACTTCCTCCTCCACTCCCACGATTCAGTTTGGCCTCGGCATCGGCGGTTCTGCCACAATACCCAACACGATCAATCTCAGTACGACGCCGGCGATTCAAAATTTCATCGCTTCTGATGATACGAGTGGCTTCAACCAGACTCTGACTCTCTCCGGCATCATTCATGGGGGTAGCGTTGGAATCGGTACTCAGTTAATCATCGATTCTTCCGGTTTGAATGAATCGAACGTGGTCCGTTTCACGAACCCCCTGAACGACTTTTCTGTCGATAGTCTGATTGTGCAGCACGGAACGCTCGCCATCACCTCCAACGGCAGCCTGGGAGCTTCCAGCAACACTCTCATTCTGGCTTCGTCCGGAGTCAATGGCTCCCTTCGCTTCGACGCTGCCGGGATTAATCTCAATCGCTCTATCCTCCTCACCAGTTCCGGTGGGGGGGGAATAAATACGAACGGATACAACGGAACGATTTCAGGTAACTTATCCGGCTTATCGGATTTGCAGGTATTTGGTGGCGGCGTTCTGACATTCAATTCGACTAATTCACTCTCGGGATCGATCTATCTGTCACCTGGAGCTTCCTCCTCAGGTGGAATTGTTCTCAACAATCAAGGCACCTTCCTTAATATCGGCAGCTTGAACATCGGAAACGGCAGCACCACACTGACGCCGAGTTTTACTCTCGATAATACCGGTTCGAGTTCGAACGCCCTGAATTCGCGCCTTGCTTCGGGAGCCAGTGTAAATCTCAGTAATGGCTTGCTGCAAGTACTCGGCAATAACGCTTCGACACCGCAGGCGATTTCAAATAGTTCCAGTGCCCTGGGCGCTTTGACCATTGCCAGCGGAACGACGAACAACCAGGTTAACCTCGTCTCTTACGGAGCGGCCGTCGATCTCTATTTCAGCATTCTGTCGAGCATACCCACCGGGGCCGGACTATTGTTTAGCGGTACTAATCTGGGCAGCGTTAGTACTTCCGGATCCGTCAGCCACATTTTCTTCTCGAATGCTCCGACACTCGTCAATGGGGCAATTCCCAACGCATATTTTGGAAGCTTTGGCGTTCAAGCCACTTACGATCCTGTGCGAGGTGTGATCGCTTTTACGCCTTCTACTGTTACTGGAATTTTGCTCGACAACGTGGGAACCGATACGACCACCAGTCCCAGTTCCATCGGGAACCCAATCACACCCAACACCGCCACTTTCATCACCTCTGGAGCGGCCATTGCAAAATTGGGGGCAACTGTCGGCGGCCTCACCCTGTCAGGAGGTTCGATCACACTCAAACCGAATATTTACCCGACCGGAACATCGGGAATCGGGTTGGCAACTGGCGCCGACCTGGTCATCAACGGCATACTCCAATCGACCACGAGCGCGCAAAGCATCTCCGCAACCGCGGCCAGCAACCTCGTCTTAGGGACCGGTTCGACGGTTGTGACCACCACCGATCTCACTATTCTTGGTTCGAACGTGACTATCGCTGGGACCGGTGGACTGAACAAATACGGCAGCGCCAATCTTATCATCAACGGCGGCACTCATACTATTCTGGGTGGATTGACGATTAACGCTGGCACGGTCACATATCAAAATGGAGCCAGTTTACCTGCGAGTAATAGCTTGACCGTCGCATCCGGTGCGTCCTTCTCGATGAACGATGTCAGTACCACTTTCTCCGGTTTGTTCGGTAATGGCTCGGTTTCCACCGGTTCGCTGACTAGCAGTGTGCTGACAATCGACACTTCCACGGCAGTTACTACTCCGCAATTCTTCGGCTCTTTAACAGGTTCTGGAAGCCTTACCAAACAGGGAACTGGCGTTCAAATCCTTTCAGGAAATTCGTCGAGTTTCTCGGGGAACGTTTCGATTCTGAATGGTTTCTTGCAGATTTCTGCAGACAATAACCTCGGGGCTTCCACCGGAATACTCACCTTAAACGGTGGGGGCATCCAATATGGAACCGCTTTCTCCTTTGCTAATAACCGATCCATTCAATTGGGCACCAACGGCGGCTATTTCGATTCGAATGGGCTAACCGTTTCATTGAATGTCGGTACTACGGGCTCGGGCGATCTCATCAAAACGGGCTTGGGTATTCTCAATATCTCCGCGAACCAGTCTTATACCGGCAACCTGCAAGTCATCCAGGGAACGGTCGCCCTAACTTCCAGCAACCAACTTCCGACAGGTTCGGGTGTTGTGGTGGGTAATGAGGCCGGTGGAACGGGCGCAACGCTAGATATTGGCGGCAATTCCCAGTTGATCAAAAATCTTACTCTCTATGCTCCCGCGGGCGGCAGCAACACCGCAATTAATATTGGCGCCGGTGGCTCGCTTCATCTGAATGGCGATATCAACCTACTCGACAACACAGCCTCTCCCGGTTTTGGCAGCTCTACCATCATTGCCGGAGCAAGTAATGCCACGCTCGACCTGAACAACAGTATTAGAAACATCAATGTGGCCGGTCAGGCCGCAGGGAGCAGTGGAGACCTCCAAATCAATTCCGTTATTACCGATGGAGGGATCAATTTTACAGGGGCACTTTCCACCGGTTCTGGCCTGCCCGGATCCTTGACTCTCGGAGCTACCTCGGTCAACACTTACAGTGGAGGAACCTTCGTCAATGGCGGCGTTTTGAATGTGGCAGCCACCACAAATTTGGGAAATGGCGGTTTGACTCTCTCTACGACGAATATCGATTCCACCGTCAATCTGAATGGTAGCATGACGATCGCAAGCCTGGCATCGGGCACCTTGACGCCCGGATATAACGCCACAGTGAATATCGCTACGGGTACGACTTTAACGGTCAATCAATCGATCAATACGACCTATGGTGGCGTCATTGCGGGCGGCGGATTTACTAAATCGGGTTCCGGAACTCTCGTACTGCTTGGTACCAATACCTACACGGGAACCACCACCGTTACTGGAGGAACTCTGGCCGTTGGCAACTTGACCGGCGGATCGCTCGCCGCCGGTTCTTCCGTAATAGTTAACGGATCGGGAACTCTCGGTGGCCTTGGGGTGGTGAATGGTAACATTGACATTCAAAGTGGTGGAACTGTTGCACCGGGGCTGAGCACGATCAACAACGGTATCGGAACTCTGCATACGGGTAGTCAAACCTGGTATGGCGGAGGCACGTTCAGCTTAATCTACGATAACACGGCCGCTACACCTGTACCGGGCACCACCCACAACCAACTCGTTGGATTGTCGGGTGGTTCCTTAACTCTGAATGGTTTAACGGGTACCAATCTTTTCAATCTGCAGATCACCGCGACGAAACCGAACACATCGGCGGGTATCAATACGCCGCTGACCTACACCTTCGCGACCTTTGATACGATAAGTGGCTCGGGGCTTGGTATGGCCTCGCAAGACGTGACTTCGCTGTTTAATATCACCGGAAATTATCTGGGAAATGCGACGGTATCTTTCAATTACACCTCGGGTGGGCCCGATACCTTGTCTGTCACTTTCGTGCCTGTACCCGAACCCGCCAGCCTGCTGGTTATCGGAGGTGCGGGTATCGGACTATTAAGCTGGGTTCGTCGAAATCGAAGGAAAAATTCGGCGACAGTGTAA
- the ribD gene encoding bifunctional diaminohydroxyphosphoribosylaminopyrimidine deaminase/5-amino-6-(5-phosphoribosylamino)uracil reductase RibD — MSDQELMRRALQLAERGRGYVEPNPLVGAVIVREGAIVGEGWHPKYGQDHAEIVALKQAGELAQGSTLYVTLEPCCHQGKTPPCTEAVIRAGIKRVVAAMADPFAAVAGKGFQKLRETGIETQSGLLEKEARFLNRPYLKRLRTDKPYIHAKWAMSLDGKIATSTGESKWITGEIARQKVHHYRGLMDGIITGRGTLLSDDPLLTARPPGPRTPTRIVLSQGKTELPTNCQLLKSVQWAPVLLAVHQDYLFRHEAWRNAGAELLGYQSLEDFLKKLAERGMTNIWLEAGTSLLGSFLDSREIDEVHCFIAPRIIGGKHAHGPISGIGIAHLPEAMKCDKTTSELLGEDFYIRGWMDS; from the coding sequence ATGTCGGATCAGGAGCTAATGCGTCGAGCACTGCAGTTAGCCGAGCGGGGACGTGGTTACGTCGAACCTAATCCCCTGGTCGGTGCGGTCATCGTGCGCGAAGGGGCGATTGTCGGGGAAGGTTGGCATCCCAAATACGGCCAAGACCACGCTGAAATCGTCGCTTTAAAGCAGGCGGGGGAGTTGGCCCAAGGCAGTACCTTGTACGTGACACTTGAACCCTGCTGCCATCAAGGGAAGACGCCTCCTTGCACCGAAGCGGTGATACGAGCCGGCATAAAAAGAGTTGTCGCGGCCATGGCCGATCCCTTCGCGGCGGTGGCGGGTAAGGGATTTCAGAAGCTCCGCGAAACCGGGATCGAAACGCAATCGGGCCTGCTGGAAAAGGAAGCACGGTTTTTGAATCGTCCTTACCTGAAGCGACTTCGAACGGATAAGCCTTACATCCACGCCAAATGGGCCATGTCACTCGATGGGAAGATTGCGACTTCCACCGGGGAATCTAAATGGATCACTGGTGAAATTGCCCGGCAGAAAGTCCATCACTATCGGGGGTTGATGGATGGAATCATCACTGGTCGCGGCACTCTCTTGAGCGATGATCCACTTCTTACCGCGCGACCACCCGGCCCTCGCACTCCGACGAGGATTGTGCTGTCTCAGGGAAAAACCGAACTTCCGACGAACTGTCAGCTGCTGAAATCGGTACAGTGGGCTCCCGTTCTGCTGGCCGTCCATCAGGATTATCTCTTCCGGCACGAGGCCTGGAGAAATGCGGGAGCTGAGTTGCTCGGTTATCAATCGCTGGAAGATTTTCTAAAAAAACTGGCCGAGCGCGGCATGACCAATATCTGGCTGGAGGCGGGCACCAGTCTGCTCGGCTCTTTTTTGGATTCCCGGGAAATCGACGAAGTGCACTGTTTTATCGCCCCGCGAATTATCGGTGGGAAGCATGCCCACGGGCCAATCTCCGGGATTGGAATAGCTCATTTGCCCGAAGCGATGAAATGCGATAAAACCACTTCGGAATTATTGGGTGAAGATTTTTATATTCGCGGCTGGATGGACTCCTAA
- a CDS encoding phenylacetate--CoA ligase family protein, which yields MPFDLKPFRDMLGEILPRNRFYQKKYAGLQIDPDSFQHLSDLTSLPFTLKSDLIADQHNYAPYGQILTYPLEDYCRLHQTSGTSSGRPLRWLDTPASWKGLLNCWTDSFPIMGLSSQDKFFFPFSFGPFLGFWTAFEAASGAGYLCLPGGGMTSTARLRFLLEHEATVICCTPTYALHLAELADREKIDLAASAVRMLIVAGEPGGCIPATRERIEKVWGARVFDHYGMTEVGPVAVEMVELPRSLMLLQNHYLAEVIDPQSDLPVREGDVGELVLTNLRRWGCPLIRYRTGDLVRLKPYQNRICFEGGILGRTDDMIYIRGNNLYPASIEAVVRRFAEVIEFRIVVDHTGPLADLSVEIEPTPFADSTNLAELVARAIRDELLFRVDVKCVATGVLPRFEMKARRVVHIR from the coding sequence GTGCCGTTCGATTTGAAACCTTTCCGAGACATGCTCGGCGAAATTCTCCCGCGCAACCGTTTCTATCAAAAAAAATATGCCGGATTGCAAATCGATCCCGATTCCTTCCAACATTTATCTGATCTGACGAGCCTCCCGTTCACGTTGAAATCCGATTTGATTGCCGATCAACATAACTATGCTCCCTATGGTCAGATCCTGACCTATCCGCTGGAAGATTACTGCCGGTTGCACCAGACATCGGGTACCAGTTCCGGCCGGCCGCTGCGCTGGCTGGATACGCCGGCCAGTTGGAAGGGTCTCCTGAACTGCTGGACCGACAGTTTCCCGATTATGGGCCTCAGTTCTCAGGACAAATTTTTCTTTCCATTTTCCTTTGGTCCCTTCCTGGGATTCTGGACTGCGTTTGAAGCCGCGAGCGGTGCCGGTTATCTCTGTCTGCCCGGCGGCGGAATGACCAGCACGGCTCGGCTGCGTTTTTTGCTGGAACACGAGGCAACCGTGATCTGTTGCACGCCCACCTACGCTCTTCATCTGGCCGAACTGGCCGACCGCGAGAAAATCGATCTGGCTGCTTCGGCCGTGCGAATGCTGATTGTCGCAGGAGAGCCCGGGGGATGCATACCAGCTACCCGTGAACGAATTGAAAAAGTCTGGGGAGCTCGCGTATTCGATCATTACGGCATGACCGAAGTGGGACCGGTGGCCGTCGAGATGGTCGAACTTCCCCGGAGCTTAATGCTGCTTCAGAATCACTATCTGGCGGAGGTGATTGATCCCCAATCCGATCTGCCAGTTCGGGAGGGAGATGTAGGCGAATTGGTTCTGACGAACCTGCGGAGGTGGGGTTGTCCACTCATTCGCTACAGGACCGGCGATCTGGTTCGATTGAAGCCCTATCAGAACCGGATCTGTTTTGAGGGCGGAATTCTGGGTCGGACAGACGACATGATTTACATTCGGGGCAACAATCTTTACCCGGCTTCGATCGAGGCCGTCGTTCGACGTTTTGCGGAAGTTATCGAATTTCGAATTGTGGTGGATCACACGGGACCGCTGGCGGATCTGAGTGTGGAGATCGAACCAACACCGTTTGCGGATTCCACGAACTTGGCCGAACTTGTCGCCCGCGCGATTCGGGATGAGTTGCTGTTTCGGGTCGATGTCAAGTGCGTAGCGACTGGAGTACTCCCGCGATTTGAAATGAAAGCCCGCCGCGTGGTGCACATTCGTTAG
- the rph gene encoding ribonuclease PH — MRPGNRNLNQLRPLSFEPGFTRQAPGSVLVRSGMTIVLCTCCIDTKVPEFLEGKGQGWLTAEYGMLPGSTNSRKARDKAGKVDGRSVEIQRLIGRSLRAVVDLSQLGERTLWIDCDVLEADGGTRTAAINGAFVALVLALKKKEAEIGSWQRIVTDSVAAVSVGLVEGEARLDLEYVEDRDAEVDMNLVMTGTGKFIEVQGAGEEATFSRTQLNELIELGELGIRQITEMQKNLIG; from the coding sequence ATGCGACCTGGAAACCGGAATCTTAATCAGCTCCGACCACTCTCCTTCGAACCTGGATTTACACGACAAGCCCCTGGAAGCGTGCTGGTTCGTTCGGGCATGACCATAGTTCTATGCACTTGCTGCATCGATACAAAAGTTCCTGAATTTCTGGAGGGTAAGGGGCAAGGCTGGTTGACCGCGGAATACGGAATGCTTCCCGGCTCCACAAATAGTCGAAAAGCTCGCGATAAAGCCGGAAAAGTCGATGGTCGCAGCGTGGAAATTCAACGGCTGATAGGCCGCAGTCTGCGAGCCGTCGTCGATCTCTCCCAATTGGGTGAGCGGACCCTTTGGATCGATTGCGACGTCCTGGAAGCAGATGGAGGAACGCGGACAGCCGCCATCAACGGAGCCTTTGTAGCTTTGGTACTGGCTCTGAAGAAAAAAGAGGCTGAAATAGGCTCCTGGCAGCGGATCGTGACCGACAGTGTGGCGGCCGTCAGTGTCGGGCTAGTCGAAGGAGAGGCTCGGCTCGATCTGGAATACGTTGAGGATCGGGATGCCGAGGTCGATATGAATCTGGTGATGACTGGGACGGGCAAATTCATCGAAGTTCAGGGGGCCGGCGAGGAAGCCACTTTCTCCCGAACTCAGTTAAACGAACTTATCGAACTCGGCGAACTGGGTATCCGACAGATCACCGAGATGCAAAAAAATCTGATCGGATAA